One Metamycoplasma gateae genomic window, AAGCAAATTATTAATCAAAATTAATAAAATATCATAAGGTTTGATTAACTTTGAATTAGACAGAAGATGTATAAACTAATTTCTTAATTTAGAGATGTAGTTATCTACAAAAAAATTAATACTATTTTTCTAAATGTAAATTTATATAAAATCTATGAAAAATAGCTAATTTTTAGTTGAAAAACAGATATAAAAAATGTTGATGAAATGTCAATAAATGTTATAAAAAACGATTTTAAGTAAAATAATATTGTGTTTAAAATATAATTTTAAAATATGGAATATCAAGATAAAGAATTAGATTTGAATGTAAGAAACCAAATTTTTCAAAATGAGTTAAAAAACAATGCAAGCGATGCAATGATTTATAATAATTTTTTCTCAGTTTTAAAATTAGTAAGTGTTGAAGAAAGTAATGCTTATGTTATTGCTCCTGATGCAATAATTGATTATATAAAGACACAATATTATCAAACAGTTCAAAGGGCACTAATAAATACATTAGAAAAAAAAGTTGTCCTATCATTAATTTCATCCGTGAGTGAAATTGAACAGATAATTGATAAGGACAAAACTCAACAATTTATCAACAATCAAAAAGCAACAAATGTAAAAGACAATTTAACTTTTGAAAATTATGCAACTGGTAGTTTCAATAAAATTGCACTAAAAGCAGCTAAGCAAATATGTTCAAAATATGAAGATAGCTTTAACCCGTTGTTTATTCATTCGAATAGTGGATTAGGAAAAACTCATTTACTACATGCGATTGGAAATGAGTTAAAAAATAAAGGATTAAATTGTTTGTATATAAATCCTGATAATTTAACAAGAAGATTAGTTGAACAATTAAGATCAAAAAATCAAGAACAAATAAACAAAATAGTTGATGAATTAACTGCCTATGATTGTTTAATGTTTGATGATGTACAACAATATGGCAATAAAGAAAGTACGCTTAATGTTTTATTTAATATCATTAACACGATGAAATCTGATGAGAAACAAATTATTTTTTGTGCAGATAAAAGACCTAATGAACTCGGTGGATTTCAACAAAGATTTTTAACTCGTTTTGAAGGTGGATTAATAATAGAAATTAATAACTTAGAGTTAGATGATGTTATTTCAATTCTTAAATTTAAATTAAAAGAAAATGGTGTTAATCCTCAATTATGAGAAGAAGAAGCATTAAAATATATTGCAAGGAATTTCTCATCTTCAATAAGAGCATTAGAAGGCGCTATCAGCAGAATTAAATTATTCTCTGACGGAGATGATTTCTTTACATATGATATTCGAACGATGCAAAACATTTTTAAAAATGTGACAAGAAATACAGAAGCCATAACACCTGAAAAAATAATTGAAACTGTATGTAAGTACTATGGAATTGATAAGAAAAAAATTACAAGTAATACAAGAGTTCAAGAAGTAGTTATACCTAGAAAAATAATTATATATTTATTAAAAAATAACTTTGATTATACCCTTAAAGAAATTGGGCAAAAAGTAGGTGATCAAGCTCATTCAACTGTTATTGCTTCATTAAATTGAATAGAGGCAAATTTACAAAGTAATCCTTCATTAAAAATGGCAATAGAAAAAATACAAAATACATTAAAGAAGATAATTTAAGATAAGGAATTTTAAAATATGGAATTAAAAATAAAAATTAATAAATTGTTATTAGATAATGCAATTGAAAAAGTAGCAAAAGCAATTGATTCAAATCCTTTTATGCCTGAATTAAAAGGTATATTACTTGTTGCTGAAGGTAATAAGATAACTTTGATTGGTTCAAATAGTGCGATCAGTATAAAGCATGATATCATTACCTCTTTAGATGCTGAAATAATAGTACCAGGAAGAATTTTAATTGATCTTTCTTTATTTAGAAACATCGTTAAAAAATTAGATGGCGATATTATCTTAAAATCAGAAGAAAACAAGTTAGAACTAATTACTGAAAATGATCGTTTTTCATTAAATTTATATGATGTTACCGAATATCCATTAATTGATTTTTCTATATATGGAGACCAAGTAAAAGTAAATTGACAAAAGATAAAAAGTATTGTAAGAAATGTAGCTGTTTCAGCCTCATCGCTAGAAACAAATATAATTTTATGTTGTATAAATATTTCTGCACAAAATAATAAGTTAAAATTCGTAGCAACAGATAAATATCGTTATGCCGAAGAAGTTATTGATATTGAAGAAGATAATAATTTCAATATTTCATTACTAGCAAAAAATTTAAAGGATATTTTAAACTTTGATTATAACGGAGATGTAGTTTTAAATGTATCAGAACAAAAAATATCTTTCGAAATCGAAGGAACAACAGTTCAGTCAAAAGTATTGGATCAAGTATATATCGACGTATCAAAAATCATTCCAAAACAATTTGCTAATACACTAATAATTTCAAAAAGAGAATTAAATAATTTATTAAATAAAGCTTCAGTAATTATTTCAGAAAATTATAATAAGATAAGATTACATATATCTGACGATGTCTTAACAATTTCATCAACAAGAGAAGAAATCGCAAATGCTGAAATTAAAACAAAAAACTTTTCATACACTGATAGCGAACTTAAATTAGCCTTAAATTCTAAATTCTTAAAAGATGCAATTCAAAGTTTAGATGATGAAATTAAATTATCTTTAACTGCTGATAAAATGAGAATTGTAATTACTTCTGATTCTAATAAAAATTTATTCCATTTAATTACACCACAAAGAGGTTTTTAGATGAAAGTAGAAATTTTTGGAGAAGAAATTAAACTAAGTCAGTTTTTAAAAAAGGTAAATGTTTGCAGAACTGGGGGAATGGCTAAATATTTTTTAAATGTTCATACAGTTAAAATAAACGATAGAACACCAGATGGTAGAAATGCTAAAATAAGAATTGGTGATACAGTTTGAATTGATGAGCAAGTTTACTTTATAACACGTGCTTCATAACAAAAGCAACAAAAAAATAAAAAAAAATTAAATTAATATAAAATATTAACATACTATTTACATAATTAAGGAGATGCGATGCCAGGAAGAGATCAATTAACAGGTCAAAAACCATTAAGTGGAAATAAAAGATCACACGCTTTAAACACTTCAAAAAGAACATTTGACCTTAACTTGCAAAAAGTAACCGTTTTAACAGAAAACGGATCTAAAAAAACTGTCAGAGTTACTGCAAAAAATGCTAGAACTCTAAAGAAATACGGACTAGTTGCTTAATTTATATATATAATAAGTTCTTGGATTACCAAGAATTTTTTATTAATTATTTAATGTAAAATTTTTAAATTAAAGTAAGGTAAAAATGGAAAAAATAAGTTTAATCGTAATAGCTGAAGAAGAAGAAATAGAAATTAATAAGCAACAAAATCTGTTATTAGATTCTGTATTTTCGATTAATAATATAAGACTATTTTTGTACAAAAATTTAGTTTCATCAAAAGAGTTTGCATTACTTTTTTGTGGCGTTGGTAAAAGTAATTCAGCCTTTTCATTGACAAATAGCATTTGAGCATTAAAAGAAAAAGGATATTTAATAAACAACATAATTAATATAGGACCTGTTGGTTCTATACAAGATGAATCAATTGGGAATGAATTTTTGATTGAAAAGGCATATTTTTATGATGTCGATTTAACATATATTCCTGGATATAAACTAGGTCAATTACCAAATAATGAATATGATTTTATAACATCTGCTTCATTGAATAAAAAAATATCTATGCTTTATCCTAAAAAAATTCAATTAAAAAATATTTGTACAGCCGATAAGTTTTTTTTCAAACAAGATATCAAAAAAATAAATAATTTATTTACAAACGTAAGCTTAGTCGACATGGAAACCGCTTCCTTAGTTCAAATTGCTAACAAACTTAACATTGAAATTAGTATTATAAAAATAGTTTCTGATTTATTAAGTCATGGTGAAAATTATTATATAAGCAAAAAAAATATTTGAAAAAGCAAAGTAAATTCAGTGTTCAAATTTTTAACTGAAGAATTTATAAAAAATTAAAATAAAGAAAGAGAAAATAATGGAATTGAAATATATTGATGTTCATACACACCCATTTAAGGAATATTATGATGACCCATTTGCAATAGTATCAGAATGAAGAAAAATGGATATGGAAAAATTATTCATCGTTGGGACTAGCAAAGAAGATAGTCTTGAATTAATGGAATTATGTAAAAAAGATAAGGAATTTTTACATCCTATTATTGGAATTCATCCAACTTTGGCAAGTGGAAAAGAAGATGGTGCATTTTTAGAAACTATAATTGATAAAGATGTTATTGCGATTGGTGAAATTGGTTTAGATTATCACTATAATGATTCTCCTTCTAAAGAAATACAAAAAGAATCATTTATAGCTCAATTAGAAGTGGCTAAAAAACACAATATTGTTGCTATGTTACATATTCGTGATGCATTGGATGATGCTTTTGATATTATTACAAAAGAAGAATACAAAGATTTAAAAATTGTAATGCATTCATTTAGTGGTGATTTGGAATTTGTAAAAAGAATCTTACCTTTTAAAAATATTTATTTTTCAATTTCAGGTGTAGTAACTTTTAAAAATGCCAAAACATTGCAAGAAGCAGTTTTAAATATACCTATTGATCGATTATTTTGTGAAACCGATACCCCTTATTTAGCCCCAACGCCAAAGAGAGGACAACCAAATATAAGTCCTTATGTTCAATATACATATAAATATATTTCTAATTTAAAAAATATTAGCGAAGATGAATTTGTTATACAAATTAGAAACAATATTGAAAAAGTTTTTGGAGTTTAATTTTTATGGAAATAAAGGCAAAGAAAAGCTTTGGGCAAAACTTTTTGATAAATAAAAAAATTCAAAATAAGATTATAGATTCTTCAAACATTGAAAATGAAGATGTTATTGAAATAGGTCCGGGTTTAGGAGCATTAACAAATTTATTAATTAATAAAGTAAAATCGCTTGTTGCATATGAATTAGATAAGGAAATATATGAAATGTGAATCTCAAAAAATCTTGGCCAAAAAATAAAATTTATTAATCAAGATTTTTTAGAAGCAAACTTATATAGTATTGATAAAAGAGTTGTAGTTGGTAATATTCCATATAATATAACATCACCTATATTGTTTAAATTAATCGAAAATAAACAATATATAAAATCAGCAACAATAATGATTCAAAAAGAAGTTGGAGACAGATTAATTGCAAAGCCTAATAATAAGAGTTATAGTAAGCTGACTGTATCACTACAAAGTGTTGCAAATGTT contains:
- the dnaA gene encoding chromosomal replication initiator protein DnaA, with the translated sequence MEYQDKELDLNVRNQIFQNELKNNASDAMIYNNFFSVLKLVSVEESNAYVIAPDAIIDYIKTQYYQTVQRALINTLEKKVVLSLISSVSEIEQIIDKDKTQQFINNQKATNVKDNLTFENYATGSFNKIALKAAKQICSKYEDSFNPLFIHSNSGLGKTHLLHAIGNELKNKGLNCLYINPDNLTRRLVEQLRSKNQEQINKIVDELTAYDCLMFDDVQQYGNKESTLNVLFNIINTMKSDEKQIIFCADKRPNELGGFQQRFLTRFEGGLIIEINNLELDDVISILKFKLKENGVNPQLWEEEALKYIARNFSSSIRALEGAISRIKLFSDGDDFFTYDIRTMQNIFKNVTRNTEAITPEKIIETVCKYYGIDKKKITSNTRVQEVVIPRKIIIYLLKNNFDYTLKEIGQKVGDQAHSTVIASLNWIEANLQSNPSLKMAIEKIQNTLKKII
- the dnaN gene encoding DNA polymerase III subunit beta, yielding MELKIKINKLLLDNAIEKVAKAIDSNPFMPELKGILLVAEGNKITLIGSNSAISIKHDIITSLDAEIIVPGRILIDLSLFRNIVKKLDGDIILKSEENKLELITENDRFSLNLYDVTEYPLIDFSIYGDQVKVNWQKIKSIVRNVAVSASSLETNIILCCINISAQNNKLKFVATDKYRYAEEVIDIEEDNNFNISLLAKNLKDILNFDYNGDVVLNVSEQKISFEIEGTTVQSKVLDQVYIDVSKIIPKQFANTLIISKRELNNLLNKASVIISENYNKIRLHISDDVLTISSTREEIANAEIKTKNFSYTDSELKLALNSKFLKDAIQSLDDEIKLSLTADKMRIVITSDSNKNLFHLITPQRGF
- a CDS encoding RNA-binding S4 domain-containing protein, translating into MKVEIFGEEIKLSQFLKKVNVCRTGGMAKYFLNVHTVKINDRTPDGRNAKIRIGDTVWIDEQVYFITRAS
- the rpmB gene encoding 50S ribosomal protein L28, coding for MPGRDQLTGQKPLSGNKRSHALNTSKRTFDLNLQKVTVLTENGSKKTVRVTAKNARTLKKYGLVA
- a CDS encoding phosphorylase family protein, with product MEKISLIVIAEEEEIEINKQQNLLLDSVFSINNIRLFLYKNLVSSKEFALLFCGVGKSNSAFSLTNSIWALKEKGYLINNIINIGPVGSIQDESIGNEFLIEKAYFYDVDLTYIPGYKLGQLPNNEYDFITSASLNKKISMLYPKKIQLKNICTADKFFFKQDIKKINNLFTNVSLVDMETASLVQIANKLNIEISIIKIVSDLLSHGENYYISKKNIWKSKVNSVFKFLTEEFIKN
- a CDS encoding TatD family hydrolase, producing the protein MELKYIDVHTHPFKEYYDDPFAIVSEWRKMDMEKLFIVGTSKEDSLELMELCKKDKEFLHPIIGIHPTLASGKEDGAFLETIIDKDVIAIGEIGLDYHYNDSPSKEIQKESFIAQLEVAKKHNIVAMLHIRDALDDAFDIITKEEYKDLKIVMHSFSGDLEFVKRILPFKNIYFSISGVVTFKNAKTLQEAVLNIPIDRLFCETDTPYLAPTPKRGQPNISPYVQYTYKYISNLKNISEDEFVIQIRNNIEKVFGV
- the rsmA gene encoding 16S rRNA (adenine(1518)-N(6)/adenine(1519)-N(6))-dimethyltransferase RsmA, whose amino-acid sequence is MEIKAKKSFGQNFLINKKIQNKIIDSSNIENEDVIEIGPGLGALTNLLINKVKSLVAYELDKEIYEMWISKNLGQKIKFINQDFLEANLYSIDKRVVVGNIPYNITSPILFKLIENKQYIKSATIMIQKEVGDRLIAKPNNKSYSKLTVSLQSVANVQKILIAKSSDFNPAPKVDSMVVKIDFNIDIDFELEKYLDFIKRCFQFKRKTLMNNLITSYDKDKLLKVFQKNQINLLSRPESLEIKQYISLFKDLVI